In Candidatus Roseilinea sp., one DNA window encodes the following:
- a CDS encoding D-glycerate dehydrogenase — protein sequence MSRPRAFISRRIPQPAIDIVAAACDYGIWDDLMAAPRDVFLREAAQSDGVLIMPSEKINDEFLDAAPRVKIVANMAVGYDNIDVPALTQRGVLATNTPDVLTETTADVAWALLMAAARRVVEGHKTMEAGRWGAWHPFYMLGQDVYGATIGIVGAGRIGAAVARRAKAFNMRVLYHNRRRAPQLEVALGAEYRAFDDLLRESDFVVMTAPLTDETRGMFGAREFALMKDTAVFVNVARGGVVKEAELVEALKRGRPWAAGLDVFEVEPTPKDNPLFALPNFVGTPHIGSATLRTRTAMATLAAQNLVNVLTGKPPLTPINPEVLQNGRDRRDHQD from the coding sequence ATGTCCAGACCCCGTGCGTTCATCTCCCGGCGCATCCCCCAACCGGCGATTGATATCGTTGCAGCAGCCTGTGACTACGGCATTTGGGACGACTTGATGGCGGCCCCGCGCGACGTGTTCCTGCGCGAGGCGGCGCAGTCCGACGGTGTGCTCATCATGCCGAGCGAGAAGATCAACGACGAGTTCCTCGACGCCGCGCCGCGCGTGAAGATCGTCGCCAACATGGCCGTCGGCTACGACAACATTGACGTGCCGGCGCTGACCCAGCGTGGCGTGCTGGCGACGAACACGCCCGACGTGCTGACCGAGACCACCGCCGACGTGGCTTGGGCGCTGCTCATGGCCGCGGCGCGCCGCGTGGTCGAAGGGCACAAGACGATGGAAGCCGGTCGGTGGGGCGCATGGCACCCCTTCTACATGCTTGGGCAGGATGTTTACGGCGCGACGATCGGCATCGTCGGCGCCGGGCGGATCGGCGCAGCGGTAGCCCGGCGGGCGAAGGCCTTCAACATGCGCGTGCTGTATCACAACCGTCGGCGCGCGCCGCAGTTGGAAGTGGCGCTGGGCGCCGAGTATCGCGCCTTCGACGACCTGCTGCGCGAGAGTGACTTCGTGGTGATGACGGCGCCGCTCACGGATGAGACGCGCGGCATGTTCGGCGCGCGCGAGTTCGCGCTGATGAAGGACACCGCCGTTTTTGTTAACGTCGCGCGCGGTGGCGTGGTCAAGGAAGCCGAGCTGGTGGAGGCGCTGAAGCGCGGCCGGCCGTGGGCCGCCGGACTAGACGTGTTCGAGGTCGAGCCGACGCCGAAGGACAACCCACTGTTTGCGCTGCCCAACTTCGTCGGCACGCCGCACATCGGCAGCGCCACGCTGCGCACGCGCACCGCCATGGCCACGCTGGCCGCGCAGAATCTGGTGAACGTGCTGACCGGCAAACCGCCATTGACCCCCATCAACCCCGAGGTGCTTCAGAATGGCCGGGATAGACGGGATCACCAGGATTGA